The genomic interval TACTAATTTACTATCTATCATATATACCTCAAGATCTATATCTTTTACGTTTCTTCTGAAAATGAGCATATATAATATGTAACTCATAAACGATCGATTAGAATAGCATCCCAATGAATTTAATACCAATATGGAGCAGTAGTTCAGGTTCATGAATTATTGAGCTGGATATATTTATTGTATATATCTAAATATATAGTGGAGACTGTACATGTATATATCTCTGATATTTGTGTGTGTTCCACACTTATACCGAGTTTGGAAAAAGTTCGGGCACATAGTGACAGAATGCACCTCTTGGTCTCTTACCAAGTAGCTACCtttattcagtttttgtttcccCTTGCCCATTTGATGAACCAGAGAGTCGTATGAATTCTGTCTTTGGCTGATGTAACCTTGCCATTTTTTCAAATGCAATTGATCTTCCCATTTCTTctccaaaaagaaaagaaaagaaaaggatctTGCCATTATTGACTATGTTTCTATACATTCTGTGAAACACCAATTTACATTGTAAATCAAATCCTATCATCAGAGAAAAAGGTGAGTTTCTAATTTAACGAAGACTCAAAGAAATGAGATGTAATTTCCAACTTATAAACCCACAAATATTATAATGGATCCACGAGTCGGGTTCCTATATAAACCACCTTGCTGAGCACAGAAGCAGAATAATAATACAAGAAACCCCGCCATTCCCAGTTGCCGATGCTCATAAAAACATTACCAGAACCCCCCACCAACTCATCACCTCAGACACGAACCTTCCTCTCCATTTTCCTATGCTGATTTAAGATAACCAATTTTAACGTACCCTCAACCACCTTTCCCCATTTCCCTTAAACCCACCACCTTCCATTCCTTCTCCAAAACCTAAGTTCCTAGCTACATGATTCACGATCAAGCACCCGCCAAGTACGCCCTCAATGGCAAGATCATGCTCTGCTCGGTTATTATTCTCTTCCCTGTCATCTTCGTCGTCCTCTGCTTCCACAGCTACGTCCGACTCTGCTTCAGCCGCGAACAGcccctccgccgccgccgccgccgccgtcaGCGACGCGTCTTCTCTCATAATAATATCATTCCGCCCGCGGTAGGATTCTCTAGCAACGTATCTCAGAAGGGCTTGGATTTCTCAATTCTCAAGACGCTGCCTAGCTTTTTTTACGACGTGTCAACTCACGAACTGGAGCAGCTAGACTGCCCTGTGTGCCTGTCGGAGTTCGAGGACGGAGAGCGAGGACGAGTGTTGCCGAACTGTAAGCACGCGTTTCATATAGAGTGCATAGACACTTGGTTCAAGTCAAACACCAACTGCCCGCTTTGTAGATGTCATGTTCGGCAGGATACTCCGCACGAGGTTGTGATCACGGTGAGTGGAGAACCGGCCAGTTCTAGAAGCGACGAAGAGGGTGAAGACAAAATGGGTTCGCCGTCGACGAGGTTTCCGGTGGAGGAGTGTGGGAGGAGGCCGTTGGATCTAGTGGGGATGGCGACGGATGATAGAGTAAGGAATTTTGGGTGGGCGAAAAGTCATGGGGTGAAATGTTCTGGAGATCAGACTGCATCGTTAAAGAGGATTTGGAGCATATAGATCAGCATAAGCTTTGATCGATCTCGATCCATTTGGGTGTGGGCATGGGCGGCGCTACTTGCAGTGACCAAAACAGAGTGGcggtttcttttgtttttgtttagctagtggttttatttttccttttctcctAGGGACAACTCATGGTAGCTGTACAGTTTACACAGTATTGGGTTTGTTTTCTCATACTGGATGTATAAATGACCTATAACAATCACCAGTGTTCTCAACATTTCTTGATGTTATCGACTTTATAAATTAAACCAGATCTAAGACTAGGTGTGACCAACTCTTTTGTTGATAGTATATCTATCACACCATGTAATGCTGTTTGCCATTCTGGTTGTTTTTCCGACAGCAACAAAACCATAGATCGATCGATATTACTCTTATAATTACTGTAAAGATTAAAGAAATCGAATTTAACTTGTATATCTGGATCAAATTAAATAACAAATGGTTAAACGTTTTATGTTTTGGCTAATTGTttatgtgatatatatatgtgtatctAGTGAATAATTCGTTCAAATTATTGAGTTACGAGAGCTTTCGCTATGTATGTGTTatcattttattatatatggtGTCTTCGTGCCGTCTAATCTAATTACTTCTGACATCTTCGCATTCTCAATaaaagtttttgttatattcggTGTCTTTGTGCCGACTAGTCTAATTACTTCTTACTTCTTGGCAATCTCAATAAAAGTTATTGATATGTGTTTATTTTGATGTTACTAGCATTTACCCGTGATTATTTTAATTGAagttaattttgatcataactTCTCGCTACCCATTACCCATTATTCTCTTTTCTACAaatctctcttaattttatttatatatttattttgtctTTTACTTTATAGCCcctatatttttaaatgagaAACTTATGataaaaatgtaaatttttcAGCTCATAATTTAGTGATACTTTCATGCTCGcttttatagtagtagagatatCAAGCGTTTTAGCATCATTACCAACTAGAATAAATGGAAGTGTACCAAGTGTATTGGCTCTCATATGGGTGTTATTCTAGTCTTTACCCATTTCTGATTTAATAAAAGCAATTAGTTTGGAGTctcttactttttttttagataCGAAAATACAAACTAGAGAGAGTCACCTCTAGATCGAGAAAACAACACCAAAGAGGTCTCGAAGCTAGTTTAAACTTCACAGCATAACCAATTATtccttttcttgttttttttacattaatgACTTGTCAAAATATTCACGTAATTAATAGAAACTTGTATACTATAACTTGCATGGAGGAACGCACAAAACGTAGACGTTTGGTCGTTCCTTAGAAATCGTAACAACGAGAGGTTCTCCCTTGATGAACATTCCCCACCTCTCATCCAACTCTCGTCGATTTTTACAGTTCTCTGTTATATATTCACACTGTTCTATCATCTTCACAATTTCAATCCACCAAGTTCCAACCATTATAAAGAATTACAATAATGAAGCCAATCGCATCATTAATCTTCCTCGCAACACTCTGCCTTCTCCAACATGTTGCCCTCGGAGGCCAGCCCGTCGGTGGGAATGTACTAGAACAAGCGTGCCAGTTCGCGAAAAACAAGGAAACGTGCATCAACACCCTGAAGAAAGACCCGAACAGCCAAGGAGCCGACCTCACCGGCCTGGCCCTCATCGCGCTCAGGCTTGCTGCCGCGAATGCCGCTGAGGTCGAATCCCACCTGAGGACGTTGCTGCAGAAAAACGCACCTATGTCACCGGAGATTCAGCAGGGGGTTTCGGATTGTGCAGAAACTTACTCCGACGCCAACGGGCAGTTAGATGACTCGACGGCCGCTCTTTCTGAAAAGAATTTCAATGATATCATAACGTGGGTGAAGATTGCCGTTGCCGATTCGGAATATTGTCAAAACGCCGTCAAAGGTCAGCCCACTGTGGTTGCTGACAAGAGCAAAGTGTTTTTAGAGTTGTGCGATAATGCCTTGTCCGTGATCAAGGCCTTGGCCCCAAACCCCTGATCATCATCAATCAATGGTATCAAGTACTCATAATTTCGTATGCTAATTGCATGTAGCTTTAGTGCGTATACCTGATAGATATCAATTTATACACACACATGATGTTCCAAGTTATTAAGAACTTTCTACATGAATTGTTTGTCCATGAAAATGTATCCCAATAAATTGTTTATGAGGACATTTTCAGAATAGGAAGTGAAGAGCTATTTCCACTTTTTCTTATCTCTAGCTAGCTACAAGGTTGTATTAGTGTGGAAGTTACACACTTACACGCAACACATTTAGTTAGTATTGGTTggcttgtgtatcttttcttttatattatgttttaaTCTATTAATTGTTGACTCTCCTACAcacatgatcatttttattaaataattaaatcgactaAGGACCTgaaaaaattgcacacgtggcccaaaagtcaacaaagttggtgctgatccgaataaaactcgtgttagcacataaatggatgatcgtaattgaAGCTACGTAATTCAGACGTAAATTGAAAAATTGAATATCATTGACGAtttgaaatggtaatcggacatttgattaaattaataaattcgttaacggttataattaagtcaattattttatgtttaatttagttataagaataactaattttaaattaatcagaaaatacatattaatttaagtatacaattaaagaaatttattattttagtgtcattaaaatatttaataaaatagAAGGCTTAACACTATAAATAACACTTCCAACACGAAGAGAATGAGACTAGAGaataagagagaaaatcattcGAGCAAGATCATTttcgagaaatcccgaagtctcctaagtccatgaagaatcatcaagatGTCAAATCGATCATTCTtcaccaaatccaaatccaaactcatgtccacgaagaatcatcaagctgccaaattgatcgttcttcatcaagtccaaATCCGAACTGAAGTCCACGaataatcatcaagctaccaaatcgttCGTTCTtcaccaaatccaaatccaaatcaaactcaaattctcaagatcaagtgcatatCACCAttgagccaagttacatacggGGATAGAATCAgatgagttcacaaagattgtatttgtacacgtgtctgcattctcatTTGTTTCCAGATTTTCATTCTACAAACACATTTAGTTAGTATTAGTTggcttgtgtatcttttcttttatattatgttttaaTCTATTAATTGTTGACTCTCCTACACACACATAATGTAATTGTATTTGATCGACGTGAATAAATTTCATAATAGTTTCACgggaaagaaaatgaaaaactaataGAATGAACTACGTACCATTTGAACTTGATCAGAGCGGTTGATGTTGTCACAAACGTACTAGCATCATCTATTGATCAAGTGTATAATATGAGTGATTTGATATCGTGATTAATTACATGTCCTTAATTTTGTTCAAATAAAGACTAAGAAGTGTTAAAGAGTATGCAAGTCATCAGAAAATCTTCCTAATGTTCATAATGATGTAGTAAAGTTGTTACAATGCCAAGATTTTACTGCAAGTTGTAATAGTTAATTTCCCTTTTGTTGCTCCAAGTATTCATACGTGTGTGATCTTGTAAGTTTACGTTTtggcatttttttttaaatcacaaAAAAACTTGTTCGGAgttctcttcctttcttcATATTCTTCCTTTTGCTTCCTTAATATTTCTAGAGTTTGTTATGGCTGCAGCCATGTTATAAACAAGGGTCTATGCAATGAAGATGCAGAAATCCCTACGTACGTGTTGCAATCATGAACGTTGTAATTGAAATGCATAGGAACCTAAGAAGCATGGACACGTTGTCTAGGCTGCGTATTgtgtgtccgacacggacacgcaaggatacgctcggacacgcgaatTGATTATGGACACGGTTCGGACACGCTGTAATACGTAATGGACACGTGCGTGTCGTCTTTAGACACGTGCGTGTCGTCTTTAGACACGCAATTAAGGAGGACACGGTGGGGTATTTTTGTCCTTACAAAATTGCTGGACCAAAATCCTCTCACGTCTCAATACGCAGTCTTCTTGCTAAGACTCCTTGCTTTTATCCTCCGAGCCTCTTCCTTGTCACCACCGGTTTCGCTCTAAAATGTCAGGGATAGAGATGCTCCATTGGATGTTCGTCGGTGCCGGAGGAGCTCTGGGTCACCCACTGCCCGATTCGCCTACTCTCGATATCTCAGAACAGGTCTACATCTCCTCACTTGCGTTGTTGAAGATGCTTGAGCACGGTACACGTCTGTTTAGCTCTAATCTGAATCCCTAATTAGGGTTTGGTTTTATAATTGCTTAGCTTTCGAATTGATGTATGGACTTTAAAATCTATCTGAGCTGTTAGGGTTGTAGATTGTAGAGAAATTATGCATTTTAGATCTCAATTAGGGTTTGATTCTTATAGACTTGAAACTAAATTTGATTTGGTGTTTTACTTACCGGATAATCGGAAAAGCTAGGGTTCCCGGAGGTGATGGGCTTGATGCTGGGAGAGTTTGTGGATGACTATATTAGTTAAAGTTGTGGATGTGTTTGCTATGCCTCAGAGTGGTCGGTAAAGTCTTAAGTTTGGTTATACTTTTGTTGCAGTATCTGATTTAGTAATATTAACACTCACTATGCTTGCTTGATTAATACATAGGATGGAACTTGGGGAACTGTTAAAAGAAGTTGCACTATAGTTAGAGACATTGCAGACTTGTGTTACCATTCGTATCCACTATACTTGAAAGAGTTGCACGAATCCCCTGCTTCAGAAGAAGTTCGTACTTTAAGGTAATCGTATTTAAATGAGTACTCTGGTGATACATGCTGGAGAAAATGAATAGAGTTAGACTGTTATGTAATCTCAGATAGGCTAAGTGGTTTTCTTAGGAGATGTCTTGTAGGTTGATTCATATACCAGCATGTATACTAGTTGGTGTTTTGGGGCTAATGGTGGCGATTCCTCTTTACACTGTAATTGTTGTTGTGAAGAGTCCATATATGTTGTTTAAAGGCTGGTATCGACTTATCCACGATATGATTAGTCGAGAAGGACCATTTCTTGAAGTAGCTTGCATCCCAATTGTTGGTTTGATAATCCTTATATGGCCAATTGTGGTTATTGGAAGTATCATACTCACAGTTGTCTCCAGTATTTTTGTTGGATTATATGCAGTAGTTGTAGTATATCAGGTTTGCTCTTAGTAAACTATGATCTTTTTTTTGCTCTCTCTTTTGCTTTCCATGATAAATGAAATGATGTATTCTCTAACAATTGATGAATGAAGGAAAGATCTTTCACGAAAGGTGTGACCTACATGATCGTAATTGTTGCCGAGTTTGATGAGTACACAAATGACTGGTTATATCTTTCAGAAGGCACAACCTTTCCGATGTTAGTAAAATTTACTTCAATATAAAAGCTAAAGCTGACGGGAAACCAATGCTACATCTTGCTAGATTTGGTGCCTTTTTCTATGGTAAATATTAACAATATCAATCACATTTTGTGCAGTTAGGCCCCATTATCAAAAAAGAGCTGTCTCTCAATTATCATAGCTTTCTGTCTGAGGAAGGCGAG from Argentina anserina chromosome 2, drPotAnse1.1, whole genome shotgun sequence carries:
- the LOC126784419 gene encoding RING-H2 finger protein ATL5-like codes for the protein MIHDQAPAKYALNGKIMLCSVIILFPVIFVVLCFHSYVRLCFSREQPLRRRRRRRQRRVFSHNNIIPPAVGFSSNVSQKGLDFSILKTLPSFFYDVSTHELEQLDCPVCLSEFEDGERGRVLPNCKHAFHIECIDTWFKSNTNCPLCRCHVRQDTPHEVVITVSGEPASSRSDEEGEDKMGSPSTRFPVEECGRRPLDLVGMATDDRVRNFGWAKSHGVKCSGDQTASLKRIWSI
- the LOC126784177 gene encoding uncharacterized protein LOC126784177, whose translation is MKPIASLIFLATLCLLQHVALGGQPVGGNVLEQACQFAKNKETCINTLKKDPNSQGADLTGLALIALRLAAANAAEVESHLRTLLQKNAPMSPEIQQGVSDCAETYSDANGQLDDSTAALSEKNFNDIITWVKIAVADSEYCQNAVKGQPTVVADKSKVFLELCDNALSVIKALAPNP